The following is a genomic window from Mycolicibacterium sp. TY81.
CATGTCGGAATCGTGGGCGACGCCGATCAACTCGACGGCCGCATCCTGCCACCGCCGTCGCTGCAGTCCGACGAGAACGCCGACGGCAAGGGCCAGTACGCGACGTTGCGCCTTGCTGCCCGCGGCCGGCCAGGTGCCGCCGCCGTAGAGACCGGCGACGCCTCCAGGCAAATCACCGTCATACTCCGGTGGCCCACTACCGACCGTGATCGACATGGCCATTGTTTACCCGCGCGACAGTGCGGCGAAACGCACAGCTATCCGGAGCGGTGCAGGCGCACCGCCCCGGATGACTCGCTGACGCTACTTCTTCGTGGTGTTCTTCGGCGCGGTGTTCTTCGGGCCGGAGTTAGTCGGCGCCGACTTCGCCTTCGGGCCCTGTTTCGGTGCTGTTGCCTTCGAGGACGCCGCCGGTGCTGCGGTATCGGCGGTTGCCGTCGAGGTGGCCGCTGACGCTGTGGGCGCCAACGCCTTTGGCGCGGCAGGGGCCGTTGGCACGGCCGGCGCCGAGATGGGTGCGGCCGGCGTCGCCGGAGCTGCCGGTGTGGCCGGAGTGGCCCGTGTTGCCGGGGTGGCCCGGGTCGCCGGCGTGGCTGCGGTGGCCGGGACTGCCGGCGTGGCTGCGGTGGCCGGGGTGGCCGGAGCGGCAGGCGTCGCGGGAACGGCAGTGACGGGCGCGGTGGCCGCGGCTATCGGGCCGGCGATCACGGGCACCGCCGCCGGGTCGGTCGCTGCCGAGGTCGTGCTCGTCGTCTTCAGCGCTGCCGCAGGCTCACTGGAGGCAGTGCGCATCGTCGAAACCGACGGGTCGGCGACGGGATCGGCGGTGGCGCTCAGTGTCGAAACCGATGGATCGGCAAGGGATCTGGTGGCGCTGAGTGTCGTGATGGCCATCATCGGGCTCGAGACCGTCGCCGGGTCCGACGCGCCGATCGGCGTCTGCGGATGCGTCGCCGTCCATTGGGCGATGACGTTCGCTGCGGGCTTGGGCGTCCAATCCGTCTGGAAGACACCGAGAGTGTCCTGGTCGCTCGTGCTGGCGGTGTTCCGGTCGCGGGTGGTGTAGATGAACATCGGCCCGGTGTAGTCGAAGCTGCTCCACGAGTTCAGGAAGTTGGAGATGAACGCCGCCTGGGTGTTGTTGTCGACGACCGAGGTCGGCTCTCCGTACTCGGTTGCCCAGATATGCTTGCTGCCGTCGCCGGCCGCGACCATTTCCTGATGGATCGTCGCGAGCTGGTTGATCGGGGCCACCTGCCCGTACGGCGTGCCGTTCCCGAACGGCACCTGGTACTGGTACGGGTGGAACGAGAGCGCGTCGAAATACCCTTGGGCTCCGTTGTCGTACATGCCCTGGACGTATGAGGCCGCGTTGATGGCCAGGCCAGGGGTATCGGTGACCCAACCGACCACACCGCCGATCACCGTCGCGTTCGGATCAGCGGCCTTGATCGCCGGATATGCCGCCTGCAGCAGCCGGGTGTACGCCGCGGGATCGGGTGTCGGGTACCAGGAGGGCGCCGCGTTGGGCTCGTTCCACACCTCGTAGGCCGACACCTTGCCCGCGTAGCGCTCCGCCACTGCGCTGACGAATTGCGCGTACTGCGTGTTGTCGGCCGGCGGCGCGGCCACGGCCGGATAACCGGGCTGCACTGCCCACGCCGGCGTCGCGTTGAGCACGCCGAGGATGCCCATGTTGCGTTCGGCGGCAGCGTTCACCAGGGTGTCGACGGTGCTCCAGTTCCAATAGCCCGGTGCGGGCTCGATGTTGTTCCACGGGAGCAGAATCCGCACGTTCTGCACACCGAGTGACTGCATCTCGTCGAGTGTCTTGTTGATGTCGGCAGTCGACATCCCGATGATGTCCGAATCGGCGAAACCCACCGTCGTGTTCGATTCGGTGATCGCCGCGGACAGCAAATAGGGCACCGGTCCAGGACCGGTGCCCACGCTCGCAAAAATCAGACCCGCAACCCCAACGGGCAATGCCGCCGAGATTGCCACTCTCACACCGGTCTTGATCACCGGCCGTTGCTGCTGACCTCGCTTCTGTCTGTGCCACATCGAAATTCCCCTAATCACAATTGATTTCGCTCCCGGCTAACCCCGCCGGGGCGTCAAAGACAAGGTTTGGGTGCCCCGTGCAAACTGTGGGCAAACCAGGTTGCTGTCAAAAAGCTTGGTGCGCTTGGCCGTAGGCTGGCCGCATGCGGTCCTTCGGCTACCCCTCGGCGTTCGTCCTGCTCTCGGCATCTGCCCTGCTCACCGCGGGATGTGGGTGGAGTCCGAAAGGTCCGGACCCGATGCCGCAGGCCGACAAATGCACACCCGCCGACGGGCCGGCGCAGAACGTCGTGACCGCAGCCGTCTACGCGCTGCCGGCACCGCCGTCGGGCAAGTGGACCCAGATGAGCAGTGGCCACACCGCGAACTGCGCGTTGTACTGGGTGCAGGTCGGGCAGAACAATTCGACGCCGGACAGCCTGCAGCAGGTGGTGTTCTTCAACAAGAACACGATGATCGGCACGCCGACGCCCGCCGCGCGGCCGTACATCACCGTGACCGCGAGCGCTCCGGACACCGCGACGGTGCAGTACCAATGGCAGCAGCCCAAGGATCAGCCGGGGATGCCGACCGGTATCGGCAGTGTGCGGTTCACCGTCGACGGCGGCGCGCTCAAGGCGCTGGACCCGGTCCCCGGGCCGTGACCGTCAGTGCGCGGCGAGCAGCCCGCGCATGATCTCGACGGCCGCCGCCAGGGTGTCCCGATCGGCGCTGTCGAGTTCCGCCAGGAACGGGTCGATGGCGTTGCCGCGGTCGGCGCGCACCTGCGCCAGCGTGGCGATGCCCTGCGGCGTGATGCTGATGAGGACGGCGCGGGCATCGTCGGGGTCGACGGTGCGGGACACCAGCCCGGCGTCCTCGAGGCGACGGACCTGGGTCGTCATCGTCGGTTGTGAGCAGTGGTCGAGCGCGGCGAGATCGGAGATGCGGGCGCGGCCCTCGGCTTCGATGGTGGAGAGCAGCCGGGCCTGGGCGAAGGGCAGCGGAAGCCGGACGCGCTGATTGGCCAGGCGGTTGATGCGTGCGACGACGGCGAGCAGATCCGAGGCGAGGGTCGTTTCGGTCGCCGGTGCAACTGTCATGTTCAACATGGTTCCATAGATTCTCTATGTAGTCGAACCTGCCATCGAGAGTGGTGACGGTCACAACACCGTCGAGTTTACGCGTCTGCGCAGCTGGCAGAATTGTGCAATGACTGCTGCCGGCACCAGAGATAAGGCCGGTCCCCTCAATCCGGGCGAGTACGCCCAGGCCGCTGTGATGGCGGCACTGAGCGCGGCCACCGCCATCATCGCCGTCGTCGTCCCGTTCGCCGCGGGGCTCGGCATGCTGGGCACGGTCCCGATGGGACTGCTGGCCTACCGCTACCGGATTCGGGTGCTGGTCGCCGCGACCATCGCCGGCAGCACCATCGCGTTCCTCATCGCCGGCATGGGCGGTCTGATGACCGTGGTGTTCTGTGCCTACATCGGCGGACTGACCGGCATCGTCAAGCGCACGGGGCGCGGGATCGTCACGGTCCTGTGGGCGTCGGTGGTCGCGGGCGCCGCCTTCGGCGCGTACGTCATCGGCATCCTGCTCCTGGTCTCGCGATTGCGAGAACTGATCTTCGCGTCGATGACCTCGAACATCCACGGCATCGCCAACGTCATCGCGGCGGTCCCGGGCGGGGAGCGCGCGGCCGAGGATCTGCGCACCGATTTCGCCGTGTTCCTGCACTACTGGCCGGTGCCGGTGATGATCTCCGTGATCATGCACATCATCGTCGTCACGCTGCTGGGCTGGTGGGCGCTGTCGCGGGTGCTGAAGCGGCTCTTCGGAATTCCCGATGTGCACAAGCTCGACACCGTCGAATCCACCGGCCTCGTCGCACCGGTGCCGGCACGCCTGCGCGACGTCCGATTCCGGTATCCGGGTACCGATCGCGATGCGCTCGGCCCGGTCAGCATGGACATCGACGCGGGTGAACATGTCGCCGTCACGGGCGCCAACGGATCGGGCAAGACCACCCTCATGCTGACGCTCGCCGGCCGTGCGCCGACTGCCGGCACCATCGACCGGCCGGGTGCGGTGGGGCTCGGCAAGGCCGGCGGCACCGCGGTCGTCATGCAGCACCCGGAGAGTCAGGTGCTCGGCACCCGCGTCGCCGACGATGTGGTGTGGGGCCTGCCGTCGGGGACGACCATCGACGTCGAAAAGCTGTTGGGCGAAGTCGGTTTGAGCGGCATGGCGGACCGCGACACCGGCGGGCTGTCCGGTGGCGAACTGCAGCGCCTCGCCGTCGCCGCCGCCCTGGCACGCGAGCCGGCACTGCTGATCGCCGACGAAGTCACCAGCATGGTCGACCAGGAGGGCCGCGACGTGCTGCTCTCGGTGCTGTCCGACCTCACCCGGCACCACCGCACCTCGCTGGTGCACATCACGCACTACAACGACGAGGCCGACTCGGCTGACCGGGTCGTCCGGCTCGACGGCGCCAGTGACAACATCGAGATGGTCGCGACCGCACCGGTGCCGATCGTGTCCGCCGGCGTCGAACCCGACGGCCCGGCCGTGCTCGAAGTCCAAGGTGTGGGACACCAGTACGGCAGCGGGACGCCCTGGGAATCAACGGCATTGCGCGATATCAGCTTCACCGTCCACGAGGGCGAGGGTGTGCTGATCCACGGGCTCAACGGCTCCGGCAAGTCGACACTGGCCTGGATTCTGGCCGGCCTCACGGTGCCGACCACCGGCAGCTGTCTACTCGACGGCAAGCCCGTTTCCGATCAGGTTGGCGCCGTGGCGATCTCGTTCCAGGCGGCGCGGCTGCAGTTGATGCGGTCCCGCGTCGGTGCCGAAATCGCGTCGGCCGCGGGCTTCTCGAAGCGCGACACCGTCCGGATCACCGAGGCGCTCGCGATGGTCGGGCTCGATCCCGAACTGGCCGACCGCCGCATCGATCAGCTCAGCGGTGGCCAGATGCGCCGGGTCGTGCTGGCGGGCTTGCTGTCTCGTCGTCCCCGCGCGCTGATCCTGGACGAGCCGCTGGCCGGCTTGGATGCGGCCAGCCAGCGCGGCCTGGTGACGTTGCTCGCCGAACTGCGCCGGACCACGGGGCTGACGGTCGTCGTCATCTCGCATGACTTCGCCGGGCTCGACGAACTGTGCCCGCGCATCCTGCGGCTGCACCGCGGCGAACTCGTCGAGGCTCCGATCACTGCGGGAGGACGATCATGACGGCTCCCGCGACGCAGCGCCGGTCGATGGTGCTGCTGCGTCCCGTGCCGGGGACGTCGCCTATTCACGAACTGTGGGCCGGTACCAAGCTCATCGTGGTGGCGCTGATCGGCATCGTCCTGACGATGTATCCCGGCTGGGTGCCGATCGGCCTGGTCGCCCTGCTGGTGCTGCTCACGGCGTGGCTGGCGCACATCCCGCGCAGCGTGCTGCCGTCGGTACCGCGCCTGGTGTGGGTGCTGCTGTTGCTCGGTGGTGGAACGGCCGCCCTGGCCGGCGGCGAGCCGTTCCTCGACTTCGGGTCTGTGCATCTGGGAGTGGGTGGTCTGCTGAACTTCCTGCGGATCACGGTGCTGTCGATCGTGCTGCTGGGACTCGGCGGGCTGGTCTCGTGGACCACCAACGTCGCTGAAATCGCGCCCGCGGTGGCCACTTTGGGTCGGCCGCTGAAGTGGCTGCGCATCCCAGTCGACGAGTGGGCGGTCACGCTGGCCTTGGCGCTGCGCGCCTTCCCGATGTTGATCGACGAATACCGGGTGCTGTTTGCGGCCCGCCGGTTGCGGCCGAAGGTGCGGCCCGAGACGCGACGGGAGCGCAGCCGGCAGCGCCGCGCCGAGATCGTCGACCTGCTGGCGGCCGCCATCACGGTGGCGCTGCGCCGCGGCGATGAGATGGGCGACGCCATCACGGCGCGCGGTGGCGTGGGCCAGATCGTCGCGAGTCCGGCACGGCCGGGACGGGCCGATACGGTGGCGCTGCTGATGGTCGTCGCGATGTGCGCGTTGTCGCTGTGGGTCGAGGTGGCCACGCCGCTGGCCACCCACCGGCTTTAGCGATCGGCGGCGGCGTTGGCTGCGCGCTGGGCATCGGCCAGGGTTGATGCGACCGGCGCGCGGCCCAGGAACATCTCGTCGAAAAATGGCCTGATGGCGAGGAACCCGGCCGGGAAGCCCGCGCCGCCGGGGGCCGGGAGACGGGGGCCGTCCAGCACGGTGAAGAACGGCTGCACGTCGACACCGCGCCGTTTCCAGTAGTCGAAGTAGACCGGTTGGGCAGCCAATACGGCAGGCACTGCCGCCCCTTTGGTGCCCAGGAACGCATTTCCGTCGGCGCTGCCCATCCACTGCAGTACCGCGCGCACCGCATCGGGATGGCGGGTGGCCGAATTGGCCGCGGCGGCAATCCCGTTGGTGACGCTGACGCGGCCGTCCGGTCCGCTGGGCAGCATGGCCACACCCCACCGGAAGCGCGCCTGATCGGCGATGGCAGCCAGGTTGTAGGTGCCCGACTGGAACAGTGCCATGCGGCCCTGCAGGAACTGGTTGCGGGAGAAGTCGCCGTTGCCGTTGGTGTTGGCGGCCGAGGGGGAGACGTGGTCGGTGTTGATCAGCCGCACCAGGTACTCGAAAGCCTCCCGGGCTCCCGGATTGTCGAACGCGAACCGGTCACCGTCGCTGAATATCCCACCGGCCGAACCGATGTAGTTGAGATAGATACCCTGCAGATCGTTGGCGGCGTTGTAGCCCCACTGCCGTACCTGCTCGGGGTCGAATCCCGGTGTCCCGGCCTGGTTTCCGTGCCGATCCAGCGTCAGCCGGGCCAACAGCGGACGCAGCGTGTCATCGGCGCCGGGGGACCAGCGCAGCGTCTCCAGGTCGGCGGGCTCGATTCCGGCGGCCGCCAGCAGGTCGGCGTTGTAGTACACCGCGATGCCGCCGTCGGTCAGTTGCGGTACCGCCCACAGCGTCCCGTCGCGGGTGAACTGCTGATTCACCGACGGCTCCCACGCATCGGCGGCGCCGCGGCCCAACAACTTTCCGATGTCGAGCAGCCGGCCGGTGTCCGCGTAGCCGGCCAGGTAGGCGTTGGACAGCCAGAAGATGTCGTCGGCGCCGCCGCCGGCGACATCGGTGCGCAGCGAATCGAAGTACGACGCATAGGCGACGACGTCGACCCGGACCTCGATGCCCGGATGCCGGCGGGCGAACTCCGTGAATGACGACCGGTACGCGGCTGCGACCTGCGCGTCCCACAGCCGCACCGTGACAACGGTTTTCCCGGTGTCCTGCGTCCGGCCCATCAGCACGGCGGCCACCAGCAGCACCGCCATGGTGGCGGCCAGCGCGATGACGAACCGGGTCGAGAACTTCATTTCAAGCCGGTGACGACGATCGAGCGGACGATGTGCCGGCCCAGCACGCTGAACAGCAGGATCAGCGGCACGATCGCGACGGTCGTCGCGGCGAGTACGACGGTCCACTGGGTGTCGAACTGGGATTGCAGCCCTGCGGTCGCGACGGTCAGCACCCGCCAGGACGAGCCGCTGGTGATCACCAGCGGCCACATGAAGCTGTTCCATTGCGAGACAACGGTGATCAGTCCCAGCGTGACGAGAATCGACCGGCTGGCCGGCAGCACCACGTGCACGATGACGTCCAGCGTGCCGGCACCGTCGATGCGGGCGGCGCGGATCAGGTCGGCCGGGATGGACCGGAAGTACTCGCGCAGCAGGAAGATCGCGTAGGGCGAGCCGAACATGAACGGCAGCACCAACGCCCAGAAGGTGTTACGCAGCCCGGCCTCGGCCATCATGAGGTACAGCGGCACGACCGTCACTGTCGCGGGCACCATCAGGGTCGCCAGGTACAGCCAGAACAGGGTGTCGCGTCCCGGAAAATCGAGCCGGGCGAAGGCGTACGCGGCCGTCACCGAGAAGGCCAGCTGGCCCAACAGGATCACCGCGGTCATCAAGGCGGTGACCAGTGCGGCCCGGCCGAAGCCGGCGTCGGACAGGGCGGTGTAGTTGGCCAGCGTCGGTGGATTCGGTAGGGACAGCGGCGATTCGGTGTTGAATTGGCGCGCCGAGGTGAACGACGTCAGCAGGCCCAGGCCGAACGGCACGAGGGTGATCGCAGCTGCGAGCACCAGCACCGTATAGATGAGTGCGTTACGTGAGGTCATAGGTGACCCGTCGGCGGAAGTAGATGTGCTGCACCAGCGTGATGCCGAGCAGCAGGACGAACAGGATGAGTGCCATCACGGCGGCGCGGCCCACGGCCGCCGAGCCGAAGGCCTCGGCATAGATGCGGTGGGCGATCAGGTCGGTGCGGCCCTCGGGGCCGCCACCCGTGAGCGCGTAGACGGTGTCGAAGACCTGCGCCGCGCTAACGACACCCGTCACCAGGACGAAGAAGAATGTCGGCCGCAGCATCGGCAGCGTGATGCGGCGGAACCGCTGCCAGGCGCTCGCCCCGTCGATGCGGGCCGCGTCGTGAACGTCGTTGGGGATGGCCAGGATTCCGGCGAGGAAGAACAGCGTCACATAGCCGACGTTGGTCCACACGGTCACCGCCGAAACCAGCGGCAGCGCCAGGGTGGGGTCGGTCAGCCATTCGATGCGGTGCCCGAGCACGGTGCTCACTGCGCCGTCGGTGGGGCTGAGAATCCAGCGCCACAGCACCGCGATCGCCAAGGGCGAGCAGATCCAGGGCAGGACATAGAGCGTGCGGAAGAATCCGGTGCCCGGCAGTCCGCGGGCCAGCTGCATCGCGGCCGCCAGACCCAGCACCGTCTGGACCGGCACCACCAGTGCGACGAAACCCAGCGTCACCGCCAGCGAGCGGTCGAATGTCGGGTCGGTCAGCACGGCGTGCCAGTTGTCGAGTCCGACGAACCGGATGGGTCCGAGCAGGTCCCACCGCTGCAGGCTCAGCCAGCCGACGACCAGCATGGGGAGCAGCAGGAACATCACCACGCCGAACAGGCTGGGGGCGAGCAGCGCATAGCCGGTCAGGGTGTCCCGAAACCTGCGGCGTGCCACCGGATCATTAAAGCGTGTGGTGCTACTACGGTGTAGCCGTGACTGCGCTGCGACGGGTTGACGCCGACTTCCTGGCCTTGCCGCGCCATTTGCTGGCCGAGGCCGCGGTGTCGGCCGCGCTGGCTGCCGGTGCGAGCTACGCCGACCTCCGGATTCACCGGATCACCACCGAACACATCCAGCTGCGTGACGGCGAGCTGGAATCCTCGGTGGTCAACCGGGAAATCGGGCTGGCGGTGCGGGTGATCGTGGACGGCACCTGGGGTTTCGCCTCGCACGCCGAGCTGAACCCCGAGGTCGCGGCCGAGACCGCCCGTCGCGCCGTGCAGGTCGCGGTGGCGCTGGCGCCGCTCAATGCCGAGCGCATCGAGCTGGCTTCCGAACCGGTCTACACCGATGTGTCATGGGTGTCGCCGTACCGGATCGACCCGTTCGAGGTCACCGCTGCCGACAAGATCGCGCTACTGGGCGAGTACTCGGGCCGGTTGCTCGCGGCCGACGGCGTGGACCACGTGTCGGCGGGACTGCAGGCCGTGAAGGAGCAGGTGTTCTACGCCGATGCGTTCGGTTCGTCGATCACGCAACAACGGGTCCGGGTGCAGCCGACGATCGAGGCCGTCGCGGTGGATGCCGCAGCCGGTGCGTTCGAAACGATGCGCACACTGGCGCCGCCGACCGCGCGTGGTTGGGAGGCCGTCGCCGGTGACGAGGTCTGGGACTGGACAACCGAATTGGCGGAGCTGCCGACGCTGTTGGCCGAGAAGATGAAGGCGCCCAGCGTGACGGCCGGTCCCACCGATCTGGTGATCGACCCGACCAACCTGTGGCTGACCATCCACGAATCCATCGGCCACGCCACCGAATACGACCGGGCCATCGGCTACGAAGCGGCGTACGCCGGTACGTCGTTCGCCACCCCGGACAAGCTGGGGACCATGCAGTACGGGTCACCGATCATGAACGTCACCGCCGACCGCACCGTCGAACACGGTTTGGCCACCATCGGATTCGACGACGAAGGCGTCCGCGCGCAGAGCTGGGACCTGGTGCGCGACGGTGTCTTCGTCGGCTATCAGCTGGACCGCGTGTTCGCGCCGAAGCTCGGGGTCAGCCGGTCCAACGGCTGCTCGTACGCGGATTCGCCGCATCATGTGCCGATCCAGCGGATGGCCAACGTCTCGCTGCAGCCGGGTACTGACGACCTCAGCACCGAGGATCTGATCAGCCGGGTCGAGAACGGTATCTACATCGTCGGCGACAAATCGTGGTCAATCGACATGCAGCGGTACAACTTCCAGTTCACCGGGCAGCGGTTCTTCAAGATCCGCGACGGCAAGCTGGACGGCCAGGTGCGCGACGTCGCCTACCAGGCGACCACCACCGACTTCTGGGGATCGATGGAAGCCGTTGGCGGAGAGTCGACCTGGCGACTCGGTGGCGCGTTCAACTGCGGCAAGGCCCAGCCCGGCCAGGTGGCCGCCGTCAGCCACGGCTGCCCGTCCGCGCTGTTCCGCGGAATCAATGTGCTCAACACGCGAACTGAATCGGGGCGTTGATGCTGAATAATTCTCCCGGTCGCTACGCTCGCCCTGCTGCACCGCAGGTTGTCGACCTGGTGTTGGACGAGGCTGCCCGCCGGGGTCGAGCCGACGAGACCATCGTCCTGGTGACCGACAGGTCCACCGCGTCACTGCGCTGGGCCCGCAACACCATGACCACCAACGGTGAGTCGGTGAGCCGCGAGACCACCGTCATTTCGATTGTCCGCCAAGGGGATAAGGCCCGGGTCGGCGTCGTGAAGTCCAGTGAGGTCGATCCGTCGACCATCGCGGGCCTGGTGGCGGCGTCGCAGGACGCCGCGGAGGCGGCGCCCGAGGCGCGTGACAGCGCGCCGCCGCTGGCCGGCGTGGAGACCTCCGACGACTGGGACGCACCGTCGCCGTTGACCGGTGCCTCGGTGTTCGGGAACGTGGCCACGCGTCTGGTCGACGGCTTCCACCGCAGCGACGCGCTGTACGGGTTCGCGCGGCACGAACTCGACACCACGTACCTGGCGACGTCCGGTGGCATCCGGCGGCGGTTCACCCAACCGACGGGCTCGGTGGAGATCAACGCCAAACGCGATGGTGCCAGCGCGTGGGCGGGCGTCAGTACCGCCGACTTCGTCGACGTGCCAGTCGATTCCATGCTCGACGATCTGTGCCTGCGTCTCGGCTGGGCCTCGCGGACCGTCGAGTTGCCCGCCGGTCGGTACGAGACGCTGATGCCGCCGTCGACCGTCGCGGACATGATGATCTACCTCGGCTGGAGCATGGACGGTCGTGGCGCGCAGGAAGGCCGAACCGCGCTGTCGGCGCCGGGCGGCACCCGGGTGGGGGAGAAGCTCACCGACCTCGGGCTGACGCTGTACTCGGATCCCTTTGCGCCCGGGCTGGATTGCCTGCCGTTCGTGGCGACGTCGAGTTCGTCGGAGCGGGTGTCGGTGTTCGACAACGGCTTGGACATCGGTCGCGTCGACTGGATTCGCGACGGTGTCGTGAACGCGTTGGCGTATCCGCGTTCTGCCGCAGCCGAATTCGACGCGCCCGTGGCCGTGCCGGCCGACAATCTGCTGATGACGGGCGGCACGGTGAGTCTGTCGGACATGATCGCCGGCACCGAACGCGGCCTGCTGCTGACCACGCTGTGGTACATGCGTGAGGTCGATCCGACGGTGCTGCTGCTGACCGGCCTGACGCGTGACGGCGTCTACCTCATCGAGGACGGGGAAGTGACGGCCGCGGTCAACAACTTCCGGTTCAACGAGAGTCCGCTGGACCTGCTGCGGCGCGCGACCGAGGCCGGCGTCAGCGAAACCACGCTGCCGCGCGAATGGGGCGACTGGGCCACCCGGGCCCAGATGCCGTCACTGCGGATTCCGGACTTCCACATGTCGTCGGTCAGTCAGGCGCAATAACTTTCAGCGCCCCGGCGACGTCGTCGTTGGTGGTGGCCCAGGAGCAGACGAAGCGCACGATCGGTCTCAGCGGGTCGGGAGCATGGATCGCGAACCGCTCCCGGACACGCGCTGTGGTCGCGGCGTCGAGGATGACGAACACCTCGTTGGCCTCGGTCGGCGCCGCCAGCTGCAGCCCTGCCTCCGCGAATCCGGCGCTCAATGTCGCCGCCATGCGGTTGGCGTGGGCTGCCGTCTGCAACCAGAGATCGTCGTGCAGCATGGCCTCGAACTGAGCCGAGATGAAGCGGTGCTTGCTGGCGAGGTGGCCGATCTGCTTCTGTACGAAGCGAATTCCCTCGAAATGTGCGGGCCGGCGGATCAGTACCGCGTCGCCGAACAGCATGCCGTTCTTGGTGCCGCCAACCGTGACGATGTCGGCGTCACCGATGGCTTCCTGTGGACTGATACCAAGGGCGGCAATGGCATTGGCGACCCGCGAGCCGTCCACGTGGACCAGCAGGTCGTGCTGGTGGGCGTAGTCGATGAACTCCGTCAGCGCGGCGGGCGACCAGACGCGGCCGTTCTCGGTCGACTGGGTGATGGTGACGATGCGCGGCTGCGAGTGGTGCACCTCGCCGCGGCGCGCAATGTGTCGATCGAGCTCCTTCGGTGAGATCAGGCCGTCATCGCTCGGTAGTGGTGTCAGTTGTGCCGCCGCGATTCGTACCGGCCCACCGGCTTCGTCGAGCAACGAGTGCGCGATATCGCTGCACAGAATTTCCTGCCAGGGCCGCACTGCCGAAGCCAGCGCGATG
Proteins encoded in this region:
- a CDS encoding carbohydrate ABC transporter permease, with translation MARRRFRDTLTGYALLAPSLFGVVMFLLLPMLVVGWLSLQRWDLLGPIRFVGLDNWHAVLTDPTFDRSLAVTLGFVALVVPVQTVLGLAAAMQLARGLPGTGFFRTLYVLPWICSPLAIAVLWRWILSPTDGAVSTVLGHRIEWLTDPTLALPLVSAVTVWTNVGYVTLFFLAGILAIPNDVHDAARIDGASAWQRFRRITLPMLRPTFFFVLVTGVVSAAQVFDTVYALTGGGPEGRTDLIAHRIYAEAFGSAAVGRAAVMALILFVLLLGITLVQHIYFRRRVTYDLT
- a CDS encoding TldD/PmbA family protein, which codes for MTALRRVDADFLALPRHLLAEAAVSAALAAGASYADLRIHRITTEHIQLRDGELESSVVNREIGLAVRVIVDGTWGFASHAELNPEVAAETARRAVQVAVALAPLNAERIELASEPVYTDVSWVSPYRIDPFEVTAADKIALLGEYSGRLLAADGVDHVSAGLQAVKEQVFYADAFGSSITQQRVRVQPTIEAVAVDAAAGAFETMRTLAPPTARGWEAVAGDEVWDWTTELAELPTLLAEKMKAPSVTAGPTDLVIDPTNLWLTIHESIGHATEYDRAIGYEAAYAGTSFATPDKLGTMQYGSPIMNVTADRTVEHGLATIGFDDEGVRAQSWDLVRDGVFVGYQLDRVFAPKLGVSRSNGCSYADSPHHVPIQRMANVSLQPGTDDLSTEDLISRVENGIYIVGDKSWSIDMQRYNFQFTGQRFFKIRDGKLDGQVRDVAYQATTTDFWGSMEAVGGESTWRLGGAFNCGKAQPGQVAAVSHGCPSALFRGINVLNTRTESGR
- a CDS encoding metallopeptidase TldD-related protein; this encodes MLNNSPGRYARPAAPQVVDLVLDEAARRGRADETIVLVTDRSTASLRWARNTMTTNGESVSRETTVISIVRQGDKARVGVVKSSEVDPSTIAGLVAASQDAAEAAPEARDSAPPLAGVETSDDWDAPSPLTGASVFGNVATRLVDGFHRSDALYGFARHELDTTYLATSGGIRRRFTQPTGSVEINAKRDGASAWAGVSTADFVDVPVDSMLDDLCLRLGWASRTVELPAGRYETLMPPSTVADMMIYLGWSMDGRGAQEGRTALSAPGGTRVGEKLTDLGLTLYSDPFAPGLDCLPFVATSSSSERVSVFDNGLDIGRVDWIRDGVVNALAYPRSAAAEFDAPVAVPADNLLMTGGTVSLSDMIAGTERGLLLTTLWYMREVDPTVLLLTGLTRDGVYLIEDGEVTAAVNNFRFNESPLDLLRRATEAGVSETTLPREWGDWATRAQMPSLRIPDFHMSSVSQAQ
- a CDS encoding low specificity L-threonine aldolase; this translates as MSSTVSAAFASDNAAGAHPRVLEAIVAANQGPVSSYGTDPGTERAAQALRAAFGAPDAEVLFALTGTAANIIALASAVRPWQEILCSDIAHSLLDEAGGPVRIAAAQLTPLPSDDGLISPKELDRHIARRGEVHHSQPRIVTITQSTENGRVWSPAALTEFIDYAHQHDLLVHVDGSRVANAIAALGISPQEAIGDADIVTVGGTKNGMLFGDAVLIRRPAHFEGIRFVQKQIGHLASKHRFISAQFEAMLHDDLWLQTAAHANRMAATLSAGFAEAGLQLAAPTEANEVFVILDAATTARVRERFAIHAPDPLRPIVRFVCSWATTNDDVAGALKVIAPD